One window of the Lemur catta isolate mLemCat1 chromosome 6, mLemCat1.pri, whole genome shotgun sequence genome contains the following:
- the TEX52 gene encoding testis-expressed protein 52, producing the protein MASNLQRSLRGPSTPPPVKEPFLQMVQAHESLPISQTWAQREFFCPGESWEFPGFRPQAYHQLALKPPPCTEMKSKVRHRLIHPWKDAAQHTWGFHTWLDVGRLPAAFPLRPNQPYDSNVWRWLINSNAHRQPPAEPPIPPPSRMGRSNFLAFIHCTPIFVDMNRKKQVIFRVMKELKEVEKLKLRSEARAPPLDAHGNILPPENFKKYRHISAGGRFEPQGLQLMPNPRPNNFARSWPCPNPLPHYQEKVLRLASLPSAPLSQDLIRDYQTLIEDRVALPLHHLSKAQTGKTLAKKRKRRPGHT; encoded by the exons ATGGCCAGTAACCTGCAAAGATCACTCAGAGGGCCGAGTACTCCACCTCCTGTCAAAGAGCCTTTCCTGCAG ATGGTCCAGGCCCACGAGTCCCTGCCGATCTCCCAAACGTGGGCTCAGCGTGAGTTCTTCTGTCCCGGTGAGTCCTGGGAGTTTCCTGGCTTCCGCCCGCAAGCCTACCACCAGCTGGCCCTGAAGCCGCCGCCCTGCACAGAAATGAAGTCCAAGGTGCGGCATCGGCTAATCCACCCTTGGAAGGACGCAGCCCAGCATACCTGGGGCTTTCACACGTGGCTCGACGTGGGGCGTTTGCCCGCTGCCTTCCCCCTGAGGCCCAACCAGCCCTACGACAGCAATGTCTGGCGCTGGCTGATCAATTCCAATGCCCACCGCCAGCCCCCAGCCGAgccccccatcccccctccctcccggATGGGGCGAAGCAACTTCCTGGCCTTCATCCATTGTACTCCCATCTTTGTGGACATGAATAGGAAGAAGCAGGTGATTTTCAGGGTGATGAAGGAGCTGAAGGAGGTGGAGAAGCTCAAGCTGAGGAGCGAAGCAAGGGCACCTCCACTCGATGCCCACGGCAACATCCTGCCCCCAGAGAACTTCAAGAA GTACCGACACATATCTGCTGGTGGGAGGTTTGAACCCCAGGGCCTCCAGCTCATGCCCAACCCACGTCCCAATAATTTCGCTAGGAGCTGGCCCTGCCCAAACCCTCTGCCTCACTACCAGGAGAAGGTGCTGAGGCTGGCCTCACTGCCCAGTGCGCCCCTGAGCCAGGACCTCATAAGGGATTACCAAACCCTGATAGAAGACCGGGTTGCCTTGCCCCTCCACCATCTTTCCAAGGCACAAACTGGCAAGACTTtggcaaagaagagaaagagaagacctGGACACACCTAG